The following coding sequences lie in one Acidobacteriota bacterium genomic window:
- a CDS encoding GAF domain-containing protein: ASLLPVVEAGGPTAPSDPERVATILTRPLDPVSLQEALRRAGAHAKLLGELHELRRRVEDQGKELRELNRIGIALSSERNRDALLAMILTKCREITSADAGSLYLVERKEGAAPSETDFFADKCLLFSLAQNDSVNVPFRASRMEISRQSLAGYAALTGEPLHIEDAYAIRGDAEYRFNRAFDTASGYRTKSLLIIPMRNHKDETIGVLQLINRKRDARATLTGPAAVDDQVIPFGRRTTELASSLSSQAAVAIENARLYEEIQILFEGFIRASVTAIESRDPTTSGHSERVAVLTVGLAERVDRVEAGPYAGRRFSRTDLKEIKYASLLHDFGKIGVKENVLLKEKKLYAHELQAIRDRFAIVRRSLELDASRRKLRHFLELGREEAMAAAASVDPDLAARLAELDRFLETVVQSNEPTVLKEEGSALLKVIAATLVEDAEGKPVPLLSPWEAANLGIGRGSLSPEERREIESHVTHTFQFLSNIPWTRELRQVPRIAYAHHEKLNRSGYPRGIGSGDIPLESKMMTIADIYDALTAKDRPYKRSMPVQKALDILTSEVKEGKVDPDLFRLFTEARVYDLVGTPAAGR; the protein is encoded by the coding sequence CGGCGTCGCTCCTCCCGGTGGTCGAAGCGGGCGGCCCGACGGCGCCCTCCGATCCCGAGCGCGTCGCGACGATCCTCACGCGCCCTCTCGATCCCGTCTCGCTTCAGGAGGCGCTCCGCCGGGCGGGCGCCCACGCGAAGCTCCTCGGCGAGCTCCACGAGCTGAGGCGGCGCGTCGAGGATCAGGGGAAGGAGCTTCGCGAGCTGAACCGGATCGGCATCGCCCTCTCGTCGGAGCGCAACCGCGACGCCCTCCTCGCGATGATCCTGACGAAGTGCCGCGAGATCACGTCGGCCGACGCGGGGAGCCTCTACCTCGTCGAGAGAAAAGAGGGGGCCGCCCCCTCCGAGACCGATTTCTTCGCCGACAAGTGCCTCCTCTTCAGCCTCGCGCAGAACGACAGCGTCAACGTCCCGTTCAGGGCCTCGAGGATGGAGATCAGCCGCCAGAGCCTCGCGGGGTACGCGGCCCTCACCGGAGAGCCGCTCCACATCGAGGACGCGTACGCGATCCGGGGGGACGCCGAGTACCGCTTCAACCGCGCCTTCGACACCGCCTCCGGGTACCGGACCAAGTCGCTCCTCATCATCCCGATGCGGAACCACAAGGACGAGACGATCGGCGTCCTCCAGCTCATCAACCGGAAGCGGGACGCCCGGGCGACCCTGACGGGCCCGGCGGCGGTGGACGATCAGGTGATCCCCTTCGGGAGGCGCACGACGGAGCTGGCGTCGTCCCTTTCCAGCCAGGCCGCGGTCGCCATCGAGAACGCCCGATTGTACGAGGAGATCCAGATCCTCTTCGAGGGGTTCATCCGGGCGTCGGTGACGGCGATCGAGAGCCGCGATCCGACCACGTCCGGGCACTCCGAGCGCGTCGCGGTCCTGACGGTCGGCCTCGCCGAGAGAGTCGATCGCGTGGAGGCGGGCCCCTACGCGGGCCGGCGCTTCTCGCGCACCGACCTCAAGGAGATCAAGTACGCGTCGCTCCTCCACGACTTCGGGAAGATCGGCGTGAAGGAGAACGTCCTCCTCAAGGAGAAGAAGCTCTACGCCCACGAGCTCCAGGCGATCCGCGATCGCTTCGCGATCGTGCGGCGCTCGCTCGAGCTCGACGCCTCGCGCCGGAAGCTGCGCCACTTCCTGGAGCTCGGGCGCGAGGAGGCGATGGCGGCCGCGGCCTCGGTCGACCCCGATCTCGCCGCGCGCCTCGCCGAGCTCGATCGCTTCCTCGAGACGGTCGTCCAGTCGAACGAGCCGACGGTCCTGAAGGAGGAGGGCTCCGCGCTCCTCAAGGTGATCGCCGCGACGCTCGTCGAGGACGCCGAGGGGAAGCCGGTCCCCCTCCTGTCGCCCTGGGAGGCGGCGAACCTCGGCATCGGGAGGGGCTCCCTGAGCCCCGAGGAGCGGCGCGAGATCGAGTCGCACGTCACGCACACCTTCCAGTTCCTGTCGAACATCCCGTGGACGCGCGAGCTGAGGCAGGTGCCGCGGATCGCCTACGCGCACCACGAGAAGCTCAACCGATCGGGGTACCCGCGCGGCATCGGCTCGGGTGACATTCCGCTCGAGTCGAAGATGATGACGATTGCGGACATCTACGACGCGCTGACGGCCAAGGACCGCCCCTACAAGCGATCGATGCCCGTGCAGAAGGCGCTCGACATCCTGACGTCCGAGGTGAAGGAAGGAAAGGTCGATCCGGATCTGTTCCGGCTCTTCACCGAGGCGCGCGTCTACGATCTCGTCGGCACACCGGCCGCCGGGCGATGA